The Desulfobulbus propionicus DSM 2032 DNA segment GGAAAAGGTCAAATTCGACCAGATCGGCGGTGAACTCCAACAGACCCTGCAAGAAACCAGAACGACAGTTGCCGAGATGGGCGGATTTGCCAAGCAGCTGAACAAGGAAACCACGCCCAAACTGCAGGAGACGCTGGTTGAACTGCAGAAAACCCTGGTAGAGGTGCAGCAGGGCATGGGCAAGGATTCGCCCTTGAACTACAACACCACCAAGACCCTGGAAGAGTTGTCCATGACCCTGCGCGCCCTGCGGGAACTCGCCAACACCCTGGATAACCAGCCCCAATCGATTCTTTATGGCAAGGAGAAGCAAGCAGATGAATAGATCTCTCATCCTTCTCGGACTGGCGGCGTTCGGTTTATTCCTGGGTTCCCTCACCGGCTGCAGCCCGGTTTCCCCCCAGGTCAGCTACTACAGTCTGCTCGATACCCAACGGCCGCCCAGCGTCGCCGGTGCACGGCAGTCGTTGGCCATTCTTGTCGGCCCGGTTTCGGTGCCTGACCTGTTGAAAACGTCGCAAATCGCCACCGGAACGGCAGAGCGGTACCAACTCGCCGAGCAGCATCGATGGGTGAGCCAGGTTGACCGCGATTTTGCCCGTGCTATCGGCGAGCAGTTGGCCTCCAGGCTGGGCACTGAACGAATCGCCCTCTATCCGCAGGATCAGTACCTGGCGGCACCCCTGCAGGTTGTAGTTGATATTCTGGCCATGGAAGGGACTTTGGGCCAGGAGGCCAGATTGACGGTCCGTTGGTCGCTGGTCGCCACCAAGAGCAAAACAGCGCGGCTGACACGTCGCTCCACCTTCAGCGAACGACCGGCCGACAGCAGCCATGGCGCTTGGGTTGCAGCCCAGCGGCGCAATATCAGTCGGTTGAGCGAGGAAATTGCCGCCGCGATCACGTCGCAGCATTAATCTTCGCCGGGATGGTCAATGTCGCCTCGCTGCGGGAACTCCATGCCGCCAGCCGTCGTGAGCTGACCTTTTCCCTGGTGACCACGGTCGGCGTTCTTTACTTTGATGTCCTGCCCGGAGTGGCGTTGGCCATCGGCATGACCCTGCTGTGGATGCTTACACCGCAAGCCAGCCCCATGTGGCCGTGCTGGGACGAGTTCCGGGGATGAGCGGTTTTCTGCGCAATCGGGGGAGAGCGGTCGATCAACGGATCCAACGTAACCCAGGCAGTGCTTCTGCCTGCATCCCTTTGACAGGTGCAACATGAACGAACAACACCAACAGTCGCGCATCGGTGCATGGATGGGCAGTCTCTGGCAACGTCTTCAACCCCGGGCAACAGGCGAGGATCCCCTTGTCCAGGCCATGGATCGGCTGGTGCAGGTCGCCGATCCGGTTATTCGTCAGTCCAAGGGATATCGACGGGTACTGGCTGGCCCGGTTGCTGGTTCAATGAAGTATTTCCAGTCATTGCTGGAAACCATTCCTGGTCCGGTCATTCTTGATCGCAGTCGGTATTATGACGACCCCACCGTCAAGGCCCTGTTTGCCTCACCCGAAGAGCTCGACGAGCTGTTGCGCTACAACCCAGAGATCAACAAGCTACGCAAGCAAGGTCTGAGCGGCGAGATGGTGGCGATGATGACCATGTTGCAGCAGGAGCGCACCATCTTCGGTCATAAGCAGGAAGGAGAATTGCTCCTACGCGATGTGCGGCAGCAAGCGGTGAGTTTTACCGATCATCGTATTGTCGCGCCGTCTCTTGATCTCCAGACGACCAGGAATGGCATTGTTAACCGGGGGTTGGAGGTGTTGGCCACGGTTGCCATGGAGCGGATCACCTCGCTACGGGCAAACAAGGCCGAATTGCAAGGGAAAAAAGAATATCTCCAGGGAATGGCAAAAATTCTGGGTGGCAGATCGCATCGCCAGGAGATCTTTGCTGCCCCCACCCCGAAGAATCGGGAAGAGCTGCGCAAGGTTGAACAGCTCTTGGCCGAGGTTGAACAGGAGCTGGAGAAACTGCGCCAGCAGATTGCTCTCCCGGAACAGTCATTAGCGCGTCTTGAGGAAGTCCTGCTCCAGCCGGAATCGATGCTGGTTGCCCGCCGTCAGAGTCTCCGGCTGAATTGGAAAGGGGTGCGCGTCGACGACGAAGCCGGGAGCGAGGGCAACGACATCACCCTCGCGGAGTTTTCCATGGAGGACGTCCGCCGTTCGGCGGTGCTGGTGACGTTCACTCTGACGACAGCATCGAGTCCCTAAATATGAACATACGTGCCCGTTTCCCGAACTTGTCCATGCGTATTTTAAATATTCAAAGGTGTCTTGGTTCAACGGGAATAGGACAATCCTGCCGTTTATGATAAACCATCATGAACGGCAGGATTGTCCTATTCCCGTTGAACCAAGACACCGATGGATGAGCGGGGAAGGATCTATATTGAAAAACCGATAGAATCAGTCGCTCCGAAAACGCGCAGAGAGAATGCGGCTTCGGAAAGACAAAGAAAGAGCTGTCGGTTCAATGGGGGAATTGGATAAAGGGGAAACGAATCGATAGATCCGTTTTGCAGGGGTGCGTGCGCAGTTCTCACGAGTCAGAGAAAGACGTTCGCCTCTGCGATTAAACGTCTCCGGTCGAGGAAAGGCAGCGCCGTGTGCTACTGAAGTTCAAGAACACAAAAACCGTGTCCAGCTAAGCCCTAAAAAGGGGTATCTCATTGGAAATGAGTCAGAATAATGGGTTTATTAATAAGTGCCTGGTGAGAAAAATCAAGATTAAAATGAGTTCGTCAGCTTTTGCCTGAGCATGAACGGGCGAACTCATTTGAAATATGCATGACCAAGGCCATAGTCGCCTCGGTTGATCAAGCCCGCGCTGCTTACCTATTTCTCGACAACCACTGCTATTCCCATGCCCCCGCCGATGCACAGTGTGGCCAGACCGCTTTTTGCTCCCCGTTTTTCCATTTCATGGAGCAAGGACACCAGAATGCGAGCACCAGAGGCACCTATTGGGTGGCCGAGAGCTATTGCGCCCCCGTTGACATTGACCTTACTCATGTCAAAACCCAGATCTTTTGCGACAGCAACACTTTGCGAGGCAAATGCCTCATTTGCCTCAATCAGATCTATCTCGGTAAGTGTCTTTCCGGCCTTTGCCAATGCTTTTGGAGAAGCCGCTGCCGGGCCGATGCCCATGATTTCCGGCTTTACTCCTGCGGAGGCATAGCCCGTCAACTTTGCCATTGGCTTGATCCCCAATTCTTTTGCCTTATCGGCCGCCATGACGATGATGACCGCAGCACCATCGTTGATGCCTGAAGCATTGGCCGCTGTCACCATGCCATCGGGTTTGAATGCGGGCCTCAGTTTGTTGACTTTCTCCAGAGTGGAGTCAGGGGTGTAATGTTCATCAGTGTCAAACACGAGGGGAGCGCCTTTTCGTCTCGGAATGAGCACCGGAACGATTTCATCCTTGAAACGTCCACTGGTAATAGCCGCTTCAGCCTTTTTCTGTGATTCGACTGCGAAGCGATCAAGTTCCTCCCTGGATAGATTCCAGTTCTCGCATATGTTCTCAGCCGTTATCCCCATGTGACAATTGCTCATCGCGCAGTGCAGGCCATCATGGACCATCATGTCGATGATACCATTCGTCGGCGCGTTCATTCTGTAACCGAAACGTGCCTGCGGCAGAGCATAAGCCGTGGCGCTCATGTTTTCCATGCCGCCGGCCACAATGATATCGGCGTCACCACACTGAATTGCCTGGGCGGCCATCACGATGGATTTGAGACCGCTACCGCAAACCTTGTTTATAGTTACGGCGGGAACATCTTGGGGAATGCCTGCTTTGAGCATGGCCTGACGGGCCGGATTCTGCCCCAGCGCCCCTGTGAGCACACATCCCAAGATTACCTCATCGACCATTTCCGGCTTAATGCCGGACCTGTTCAGGGCGTCTTTGATGACAAGAGCTCCCAGTTCCACTGCTGGGACGTCTTTTATGGAACCACCAAATTTACCGACAGCAGTTCGACACGCACCGACTAGGACGACTTCACGCATTGTTCGTTCTCCTTAAGTTGGATCAAGCTTTTTATCGGTCTAAAACTCACCCCGACAGTATAAATCAGACCCGAAAATTCACGGTTAAAGACACTTGAGCCAGCCGATACCCCACATGCAATGCCCGCAAGGAACATGGCTGCCATAACAATCATTGGCACCAAGCAGGCTGGTGTTGACCAAATCGACGCACGGTCCTGCTGAACAACTCCAACAGGGCGCATAGTTATTCAATTTTACCTCTGCCCGAAAAGACCTATATGCGGGCTGTTGCCAGATCATCTCAAGTGGTTGCTCTTCGAGAGTGCCAAATACCAACTCCTTGACATGGATCGGCTCCTGGTTCACCCTGCTGGGGCAGGTGTGCCATAGAAAGTGACAGGGCATAACCTCCCCGTTTTTATTGATAAAAACAGCCTCTTCTTCAATGAACGGGCAGGAGCGCTGTCCGTCGGTGTGTGCATAAAGCGGTGGCAGGAAAAGCTCAATGCCACGGTCGGTCGCCAACTCTCGGACCCTATGGAATTGCTTCTCCAACTCCCGCTGGTCACTGTCCCCCCGTGCCGCCACCAGGTTGGGAAAATGGAAGGTAATGGCCTTCTCGTTCGCTTCTTTTTGCATGGCCGCACCAAGTCGCAGAACGATGCTATCGGACAAACTCTTGGAAAACCTGAGCTGCGCGGAAGGAAGGTCAGTCAGATCTACCCCTTGGGCAACGGCTTCAGCATTCCATTTTGCAAAGAGTTGCGTCGCCTCGTAGCTATTCGGATTGAAGAGAGTCTGCCCGGCCATTGTGCCATCGTAGGAAAAAAGATGGCTGGCGATAATGTAATCGATGCCGTGCATGTGCGCCCATTCGACAAGAGCCGGTAACTGATGGAGCGTATCTTTTTGCAGCACTACTTCGACACCTATTCGAATCGCTCGATTTGCCGCCTTTGCTGCCTCCGAGAGATTCGCGATCGCCTTCTCCACCGAAGATCGCTGGTGCCCCTCTCGACCAAG contains these protein-coding regions:
- a CDS encoding PqiC family protein: MNRSLILLGLAAFGLFLGSLTGCSPVSPQVSYYSLLDTQRPPSVAGARQSLAILVGPVSVPDLLKTSQIATGTAERYQLAEQHRWVSQVDRDFARAIGEQLASRLGTERIALYPQDQYLAAPLQVVVDILAMEGTLGQEARLTVRWSLVATKSKTARLTRRSTFSERPADSSHGAWVAAQRRNISRLSEEIAAAITSQH
- a CDS encoding acetyl-CoA C-acetyltransferase, whose product is MREVVLVGACRTAVGKFGGSIKDVPAVELGALVIKDALNRSGIKPEMVDEVILGCVLTGALGQNPARQAMLKAGIPQDVPAVTINKVCGSGLKSIVMAAQAIQCGDADIIVAGGMENMSATAYALPQARFGYRMNAPTNGIIDMMVHDGLHCAMSNCHMGITAENICENWNLSREELDRFAVESQKKAEAAITSGRFKDEIVPVLIPRRKGAPLVFDTDEHYTPDSTLEKVNKLRPAFKPDGMVTAANASGINDGAAVIIVMAADKAKELGIKPMAKLTGYASAGVKPEIMGIGPAAASPKALAKAGKTLTEIDLIEANEAFASQSVAVAKDLGFDMSKVNVNGGAIALGHPIGASGARILVSLLHEMEKRGAKSGLATLCIGGGMGIAVVVEK
- a CDS encoding radical SAM/SPASM family putative metalloenzyme maturase, whose product is MSIQYPEKVYVELTTHCNLRCPMCLKFAEGSCIEEGDMPLELFKKLVPSLVHTRFLVLNGIGEPLLHPDLDEIIVLARAVMPPDGRIGFQSNGLLLHKKRALQLIQAGIDTVCLSLDNLNEQQTGTLGREGHQRSSVEKAIANLSEAAKAANRAIRIGVEVVLQKDTLHQLPALVEWAHMHGIDYIIASHLFSYDGTMAGQTLFNPNSYEATQLFAKWNAEAVAQGVDLTDLPSAQLRFSKSLSDSIVLRLGAAMQKEANEKAITFHFPNLVAARGDSDQRELEKQFHRVRELATDRGIELFLPPLYAHTDGQRSCPFIEEEAVFINKNGEVMPCHFLWHTCPSRVNQEPIHVKELVFGTLEEQPLEMIWQQPAYRSFRAEVKLNNYAPCWSCSAGPCVDLVNTSLLGANDCYGSHVPCGHCMWGIGWLKCL